TGgtcaatttcataataattgcaGTGTTTGCAAGAAATACAACTTTTATGGTACCAATAAGTTTTAACAATGCTTGTGATTCTTGTGGGCATCAAGAGATTCCGTCATCAGATACATAATGAGTATATTTAGATAGAGTTCTCTGGCAAGTAACCACAACATAAGTACACTGATTTGAATGTAATTCATAGCTGTGCTTGAATTTACGCGAGAATGAGTATTTTTCGCGCTTACAATGTAATTTAGTCAACCgattgtgttttaaaaaagattagCAACAAATTAAATACCCACAACACAATTTAATAAGGAAGTCATCTAGGAAaacttcataattttttatttattaagtcaaCTTAATGCATTACAACCACTTAAACATGATCAGGTAACAATATTCTTCCACTCACCACTCGCGAAGCGGAAAATCACAAACGTCACAGGTCACCTTCACTAAACACAATCAGGTAACAAAATTtcatctgtctgtctgcctcGTTGGTCCAAGCGTCGTTTCGTTCACAGATCACTAGGGTAACACTTTCACTGGCTGCGTGACATTCGACGCGGACGTATGTAGTCGCTAGGCATGTCTTGGGCAATGCGCGCGGAAGTCATCGTGCAGGGTCCAGGCGGTGGCACAGGGCACATGTGTGGTGGCTCGGCACGCGCGGGTGGCGCACGACAAGGCCGCGCCGGCTCGGCCGCAGCTCCCGCAGCGGGCGGACCGCGCCCCGCACACCGCCGCGGCCAGGCCCCACAGGCGAGACCCCGCAGCTAAGAGCCCTGGTGCCCATACACCACACGATTCATGGAACCAAACTTCTGCGCCACCTGATGATGACGCGAACCGTCGTTTTGATGCCTCGTCCAACgatctgataataattattacgacattattaatattgctaaagtattaattaaaacaataaataaatataataaaattatttttaatataagtattaagtatatatacatatttattacctaAATTCTTCACAATTAATATCAATAGCGTAGGGTCCGAATAGATCTCCCAGGCCAGACGAATGCGGGCCTCTTTCACAAAAGGCGCATAACCACGACGCGTCAGGAGTTGAAGCGTCATACCGCAGGCCTAGCGTGCTAGCGTGTAAGCCTCTCGCACGAAGTCCATTGCGCCACTCGTCGCCGGCGGTCCGTCGCTCCTCTTCCGTTGCACTGGCAGATGCGTTGACCACTGAGACTGATACTGGAGAATCTCGAGGTCCGAcaatctgtaaatatttttttttaataatgcaaaTTCGAAAGCTAACATTTTTCTTCATTATATGTATGTGGTAGAGAATTACCTGTATGTATGGTCCTCTCGACCGACTGGAGCTCGCATTACTTCCCGAATCATATGCATCTTTGACAGGGGcttctttctttttcttctcAACGCCTTTTTTCCTAGCTGTCTTTCGTCTTGGAGCCTCATCACCTGTTGACGCGCGACTCGCTCGCTTCGACGCCTTTCTCTCTCCTTTTGTCGGAGCCGATTTTCTCCTCTTTCGGGCTTTGGCCGTTTGTTTCTTCTCATTCAAGCCTTTCTCTGCCGGTTCCGTTCCTGTAGGTGCTTCCTCTTCTAATCCAGCAAACATTTTTTCTAGTTGATTTTCGACTTCGACGAAGCTTGCTGCGGTTGGTTCGGCACTTCCCGCTTCGCTAGCCTCCGGCTCGGCGGGCTTCGCTTCAGACGGCGATCCCACAGGTACATTAGTTAATTCCGAGTTCGAAGTTCTTGCACTTCGCCGCCTGGGCGCTGCAGCCGTCGCTGGAGGTGGTTCTGGTTCGTCTTTTTTAGGGAGAGGTGATTTTTGAGGTGGAGGCTTTATTTCAGGTTCTGGTGACTTCGGGGTTGGAGGTTTTTCGGGTATAGGTGACTTTGCTTCGGGTTCAGGACTAGCTAAGACGCTCTTTAATTTGTCTACTGTAACTGGCACATCCGTTTCTGGTGGTGGGGTCGGTTCTATAGCTGTGTCTCTACGTTCTGCGTCTGTACTGGCGATCATCGCAGCGATGTCATCTATAGTTTCAGCTGAACCGGAGCGGGTTTTTCTTCTCGCATGAGGTTCGGGTGGTTGTGGTGTAGGTGGTTTTTCTGGTCCGTTTTGAGTTGAATGTACTATGTCGCCATTTTCAAGAGGTGGTTGTGTAGTTAAAGGTGAAACTCGAGGCGGAGATGAGTGTCTGGGTATATCAAGAGGCGGGGGCGGCGGGACGGGCACACGTAACGTGCGCTCAGGTTTCCTTTTTCGTTTCGATCCCGGTGGTGCTCCACAAGAGTCTGCCGAgtcctaaaaatatatacatatttgatatAACCTATATGCATTTTGTCAATAAGTAGATAAGAACGGAGGGAGTTTGATCAATTATGAcatattatttcgttataaGCCCTACCTCATTGGAGGAAGGCGGCGACGGCGTGGGTGCGGCACGAGAGTGCACAATGACCGAGTGGGGAGACGCGGGTGCAGGCGCTGCAGACAGTCTCTCCAGCAACGCATCCACCCTCGCGTGCGCGGGGCGCGCATGCGGCGCCGCACGAGCGATGAGACTGTTGATCGTGGGTGCATCCCGCACTGACAGGGCAGGAGCTCCCGTGGAGGGGTGAATGGGCGCGGGGGAACCATTGGCACCACGAGGTCCACCCACAGTGAGATCCACGCCACCACGCGCGTATGCTAAGAGTTCGTCTGCTCGCATTAGTTTatctgaaataattattacagtttCTTAACATTAACACACTATATCatgagaatatatataatatatgtattataaacgcTATCACCTGGATAGTTCTTTACTTGATATGATTCCTGAGTGACACTTCGAGAATAACTTgataaaacaatacttttataAACTTACCTCTTCCTGGCGCCAAATGAGGATAAAGATCGTTCGGAGGTAAAGCTGCCCCTGCTTTAACATCGCCTGGTGAAGGAGTATGCCTAAAAAAAAACGACGGAtttgaacataaataaatacgtttcgAATTTAACTATAAACAACGATTTGCTGACGAAAGTTGTAAAGGTAGGTTCAATTTGTCTCTTTCTAGACGCGCAAAAGAAGACAAaccattttgtaaatatttattagtacgggagaaagtttttatacataagcagcccgtaaatgtcc
This region of Vanessa atalanta chromosome 8, ilVanAtal1.2, whole genome shotgun sequence genomic DNA includes:
- the LOC125065679 gene encoding proteoglycan 4-like isoform X1; amino-acid sequence: MSGGSQHNPNGRQSQIGSGWSPLQLQVANLLARAPQAHMASERGVTWHTPTPPPHLYHVPAPSPPDPLQGLLLQAMKSGANSVFRHTATPPELYRHTPTPPDKHMLRHTPSPGDVKAGAALPPNDLYPHLAPGRDKLMRADELLAYARGGVDLTVGGPRGANGSPAPIHPSTGAPALSVRDAPTINSLIARAAPHARPAHARVDALLERLSAAPAPASPHSVIVHSRAAPTPSPPSSNEDSADSCGAPPGSKRKRKPERTLRVPVPPPPPLDIPRHSSPPRVSPLTTQPPLENGDIVHSTQNGPEKPPTPQPPEPHARRKTRSGSAETIDDIAAMIASTDAERRDTAIEPTPPPETDVPVTVDKLKSVLASPEPEAKSPIPEKPPTPKSPEPEIKPPPQKSPLPKKDEPEPPPATAAAPRRRSARTSNSELTNVPVGSPSEAKPAEPEASEAGSAEPTAASFVEVENQLEKMFAGLEEEAPTGTEPAEKGLNEKKQTAKARKRRKSAPTKGERKASKRASRASTGDEAPRRKTARKKGVEKKKKEAPVKDAYDSGSNASSSRSRGPYIQIVGPRDSPVSVSVVNASASATEEERRTAGDEWRNGLRARGLHASTLGLRYDASTPDASWLCAFCERGPHSSGLGDLFGPYAIDINCEEFRSLDEASKRRFASSSGGAEVWFHESCGVWAPGLLAAGSRLWGLAAAVCGARSARCGSCGRAGAALSCATRACRATTHVPCATAWTLHDDFRAHCPRHA
- the LOC125065679 gene encoding proteoglycan 4-like isoform X2, with protein sequence MSGGSQHNPNGRQSQIGSGWSPLQVANLLARAPQAHMASERGVTWHTPTPPPHLYHVPAPSPPDPLQGLLLQAMKSGANSVFRHTATPPELYRHTPTPPDKHMLRHTPSPGDVKAGAALPPNDLYPHLAPGRDKLMRADELLAYARGGVDLTVGGPRGANGSPAPIHPSTGAPALSVRDAPTINSLIARAAPHARPAHARVDALLERLSAAPAPASPHSVIVHSRAAPTPSPPSSNEDSADSCGAPPGSKRKRKPERTLRVPVPPPPPLDIPRHSSPPRVSPLTTQPPLENGDIVHSTQNGPEKPPTPQPPEPHARRKTRSGSAETIDDIAAMIASTDAERRDTAIEPTPPPETDVPVTVDKLKSVLASPEPEAKSPIPEKPPTPKSPEPEIKPPPQKSPLPKKDEPEPPPATAAAPRRRSARTSNSELTNVPVGSPSEAKPAEPEASEAGSAEPTAASFVEVENQLEKMFAGLEEEAPTGTEPAEKGLNEKKQTAKARKRRKSAPTKGERKASKRASRASTGDEAPRRKTARKKGVEKKKKEAPVKDAYDSGSNASSSRSRGPYIQIVGPRDSPVSVSVVNASASATEEERRTAGDEWRNGLRARGLHASTLGLRYDASTPDASWLCAFCERGPHSSGLGDLFGPYAIDINCEEFRSLDEASKRRFASSSGGAEVWFHESCGVWAPGLLAAGSRLWGLAAAVCGARSARCGSCGRAGAALSCATRACRATTHVPCATAWTLHDDFRAHCPRHA
- the LOC125065679 gene encoding proteoglycan 4-like isoform X3, with the translated sequence MSGGSQHNPNGRQSQIGSGWSPLQLQVANLLARAPQAHMASERGVTWHTPTPPPHLYHVPAPSPPDPLQAMKSGANSVFRHTATPPELYRHTPTPPDKHMLRHTPSPGDVKAGAALPPNDLYPHLAPGRDKLMRADELLAYARGGVDLTVGGPRGANGSPAPIHPSTGAPALSVRDAPTINSLIARAAPHARPAHARVDALLERLSAAPAPASPHSVIVHSRAAPTPSPPSSNEDSADSCGAPPGSKRKRKPERTLRVPVPPPPPLDIPRHSSPPRVSPLTTQPPLENGDIVHSTQNGPEKPPTPQPPEPHARRKTRSGSAETIDDIAAMIASTDAERRDTAIEPTPPPETDVPVTVDKLKSVLASPEPEAKSPIPEKPPTPKSPEPEIKPPPQKSPLPKKDEPEPPPATAAAPRRRSARTSNSELTNVPVGSPSEAKPAEPEASEAGSAEPTAASFVEVENQLEKMFAGLEEEAPTGTEPAEKGLNEKKQTAKARKRRKSAPTKGERKASKRASRASTGDEAPRRKTARKKGVEKKKKEAPVKDAYDSGSNASSSRSRGPYIQIVGPRDSPVSVSVVNASASATEEERRTAGDEWRNGLRARGLHASTLGLRYDASTPDASWLCAFCERGPHSSGLGDLFGPYAIDINCEEFRSLDEASKRRFASSSGGAEVWFHESCGVWAPGLLAAGSRLWGLAAAVCGARSARCGSCGRAGAALSCATRACRATTHVPCATAWTLHDDFRAHCPRHA